A genome region from Geminicoccus roseus DSM 18922 includes the following:
- a CDS encoding acetyl-CoA carboxylase biotin carboxylase subunit — MFKKILIANRGEIACRVIRTCRKLGIATVAVYSEADAQALHVRMADEAVPIGPAAARDSYLVIDKIIAACRQTGAEAVHPGYGFLSENAAFATALDAAGIVFIGPPMNAVQAMGDKIESKILARKAGVSVVPGHVEPVSDPEEALRIARSIGYPVMVKAAAGGGGKGMRIAHDDPSLTEGLERARSEARSSFGDDRVFLEKYIEQPRHIEIQVLGDRHGHVIHLGERECSIQRRHQKVIEEAPSPFLDEATRQAMGAQAVALAEAVGYHSAGTVEFIVDAQRNFYFLEMNTRLQVEHPVTELVTGQDLVEWMIRIADGERLTLRQEDVTLSGWAIEARVYAEDPSRGFLPSTGRLRRYQAPEGKGIRVDTGVAEGLDVSMFYDPMIAKLCAYAPDRTMAAERLADALDAYVIRGLSHNIAFLTSLITHPRFLEGRLTTNFIAEEYGERFEGCALAAEAKEELAAVALAMRVVEAERAMAGSGKMHGWIPPHVASWLVTLDDEPFDLTIEPGAGSSPVIMVGTRPVPLQLDWKPGRLLARVEIGGRVRLVQVDRRAEGYLLTHRGAQVTAVIRTRKAAEYAARMPKKIPPDLSRFLVSPMPGLIVSVAVELGQEVKAGQELCVLEAMKMENVLRAERDGIIETLDAKPGDAVAADQVLMTFGSTG, encoded by the coding sequence ATGTTCAAGAAGATCCTGATCGCCAACCGCGGCGAGATCGCCTGCCGGGTGATCCGCACCTGCCGAAAGCTGGGGATCGCCACGGTCGCCGTGTATTCGGAAGCGGATGCCCAGGCGCTGCACGTCCGGATGGCCGACGAGGCGGTGCCGATCGGGCCGGCGGCCGCCCGCGACAGCTATCTGGTGATCGACAAGATCATCGCGGCCTGCCGGCAGACCGGCGCCGAGGCCGTCCATCCGGGCTACGGGTTTCTTTCGGAGAACGCCGCCTTCGCCACCGCGCTGGATGCCGCGGGGATCGTGTTCATCGGCCCGCCGATGAACGCCGTGCAGGCGATGGGCGACAAGATCGAGAGCAAGATCCTGGCGAGGAAGGCCGGCGTCTCGGTGGTGCCGGGCCATGTCGAGCCGGTTTCCGACCCGGAGGAGGCGCTGCGGATCGCCCGGAGCATCGGCTATCCGGTCATGGTCAAGGCGGCGGCGGGCGGCGGCGGCAAGGGCATGCGCATCGCCCATGACGACCCGTCGCTGACCGAGGGGCTGGAGCGGGCCCGCTCAGAGGCGCGCTCCTCGTTCGGCGACGACCGGGTCTTCCTGGAAAAATACATCGAGCAGCCCCGGCACATCGAGATCCAGGTGCTGGGCGATCGGCATGGCCATGTCATCCATCTGGGCGAGCGAGAATGCTCGATCCAGCGCCGCCACCAGAAGGTGATCGAGGAGGCGCCGTCGCCCTTCCTGGACGAGGCCACCCGGCAGGCGATGGGCGCCCAGGCGGTGGCCCTGGCCGAGGCGGTTGGCTACCACTCCGCCGGCACCGTCGAGTTCATCGTCGACGCCCAGCGCAACTTCTATTTTCTGGAAATGAACACCCGCCTGCAGGTCGAGCATCCGGTGACCGAACTCGTCACCGGGCAGGACCTGGTGGAGTGGATGATCCGGATCGCGGACGGCGAGCGGCTCACGCTGCGCCAGGAGGACGTGACGCTCTCCGGCTGGGCGATCGAGGCCCGTGTCTATGCGGAAGACCCGTCCCGCGGTTTCCTGCCCTCGACCGGCCGCCTGCGGCGCTACCAGGCGCCGGAGGGCAAGGGCATCCGCGTCGACACCGGCGTCGCCGAGGGCCTGGACGTCTCGATGTTCTACGATCCGATGATCGCCAAGCTCTGCGCCTATGCGCCCGACCGCACCATGGCGGCAGAGCGGCTGGCCGACGCCCTGGACGCCTATGTCATCCGCGGCCTGAGCCACAACATCGCCTTCCTGACCTCGCTGATCACCCATCCGCGCTTCCTGGAAGGGCGGCTCACCACCAACTTCATCGCCGAGGAGTATGGCGAGCGGTTCGAGGGCTGCGCGCTCGCTGCCGAGGCGAAGGAGGAACTCGCGGCGGTCGCCCTGGCGATGCGGGTGGTCGAGGCGGAGCGCGCCATGGCCGGCAGCGGCAAGATGCATGGCTGGATACCGCCGCACGTGGCGTCCTGGCTGGTGACGCTGGACGACGAGCCGTTCGACCTGACGATCGAGCCCGGCGCCGGCTCCAGCCCGGTGATCATGGTCGGCACCCGCCCGGTGCCGCTGCAGCTGGACTGGAAGCCGGGCCGCCTGCTGGCCCGGGTCGAGATCGGCGGTCGCGTTCGGCTGGTCCAGGTCGACCGGCGGGCGGAAGGCTACCTGCTGACCCACCGGGGCGCCCAGGTGACCGCGGTGATCCGCACCCGCAAGGCCGCGGAATACGCGGCGCGGATGCCCAAGAAGATCCCGCCGGACCTTTCCAGGTTTCTGGTGTCGCCCATGCCGGGCCTGATCGTGTCGGTGGCGGTGGAACTGGGGCAGGAGGTCAAGGCCGGCCAGGAACTGTGCGTGCTCGAAGCCATGAAGATGGAGAACGTGCTGCGCGCGGAGCGCGACGGGATCATCGAGACGCTCGATGCGAAGCCGGGCGACGCCGTGGCGGCCGACCAGGTGCTGATGACCTTCGGCAGCACCGGCTGA
- a CDS encoding fumarylacetoacetate hydrolase family protein produces MNSLPFATGGALQVRRVFCVGRNYAEHAKEMGHDEREPPFFFAKSAEALVLGPEVPYPPMTGDLHHEVELVVAIGRDGAGISVDAARSHIAGYAVGIDLTRRDLQAVAKKQARPWAMAKSWIGAAPIGTLHAPAEVGHPRAGRIVLKVNGEIRQSGDLAEMIWSVDEIVAELSRYDRLLAGDLIMTGTPAGVGPLAIGDKVEVSIDGIGGAGFVIGPVAG; encoded by the coding sequence ATGAACAGCCTTCCTTTCGCCACGGGCGGCGCGCTCCAGGTGCGCCGGGTCTTCTGCGTCGGCCGCAACTATGCCGAGCACGCCAAGGAGATGGGCCACGACGAGCGCGAGCCGCCCTTCTTCTTCGCCAAGTCGGCAGAAGCCCTGGTCCTGGGCCCGGAGGTGCCCTACCCGCCGATGACCGGCGACCTGCACCACGAGGTCGAACTGGTCGTCGCGATCGGGCGTGACGGGGCCGGGATCTCGGTGGACGCGGCGCGCTCCCACATTGCCGGCTACGCGGTCGGGATCGACCTGACCCGCCGCGACCTGCAGGCGGTCGCCAAGAAGCAGGCACGGCCCTGGGCCATGGCCAAGTCCTGGATCGGCGCCGCGCCGATCGGGACGCTGCATGCCCCGGCGGAAGTCGGCCACCCCCGCGCCGGCCGGATCGTGCTGAAGGTCAATGGCGAGATCCGCCAGTCCGGAGATCTGGCCGAGATGATCTGGAGCGTGGACGAGATCGTGGCCGAATTGTCGCGCTACGACCGGCTGCTGGCGGGCGACCTGATCATGACCGGCACGCCGGCCGGGGTGGGGCCGCTGGCGATCGGCGACAAGGTCGAGGTGTCCATAGACGGGATCGGCGGTGCCGGCTTCGTGATTGGCCCCGTGGCTGGCTGA
- a CDS encoding DUF1127 domain-containing protein, giving the protein MSIEFINPYSVLATTAVASWQLRNASKAPASEGLLETVKRWWLYRQTMNELSRLTDRELHDIGVMRSELESVATKAAAGR; this is encoded by the coding sequence ATGTCGATCGAATTCATCAACCCTTACAGCGTGCTTGCGACCACTGCGGTGGCCTCCTGGCAGCTGCGCAACGCCTCCAAGGCGCCTGCGAGCGAGGGTCTGCTGGAGACCGTCAAGCGCTGGTGGCTCTATCGTCAGACCATGAACGAGCTGTCGCGTCTCACCGACCGCGAGCTCCACGACATCGGGGTCATGCGCTCCGAATTGGAAAGCGTGGCGACGAAGGCGGCTGCCGGCCGTTGA
- a CDS encoding alpha/beta fold hydrolase translates to MLEGFEKWRVAGGGAEIFVRIGGSGPPLLLLHGYPQTHVMWHQVAPHLAERFTVVCPDLRGYGASSTPMGSWDHSTYSKRAMAADMVAVMAGLGFDRFAAAGHDRGGRVLHRMCLDHPAAVTAATVLDIVPTRTVFEATDQALATGYYHWFFLIQKAPLPERMIGIDPEFWVRSKLERWSGSGLKAFAPEAVAAYVDAFREPGVVHATCEDYRAGATIDLEHDRADENARIACPLLVLWGEHGLMHRLFDVPATWTPKAAGPVESQVLPCGHFLPEEQPGPTIHALDEFFGKHVPAG, encoded by the coding sequence ATGCTCGAGGGCTTCGAGAAATGGCGCGTCGCCGGCGGCGGCGCCGAGATCTTCGTGCGGATCGGCGGATCGGGTCCGCCGCTCCTCCTGCTGCACGGCTACCCCCAGACTCATGTGATGTGGCACCAGGTGGCACCCCATCTGGCCGAGCGCTTCACCGTGGTCTGTCCCGACCTGCGCGGCTACGGCGCCTCCAGCACCCCCATGGGCAGTTGGGACCATTCAACCTATTCCAAGCGGGCGATGGCGGCCGACATGGTGGCCGTGATGGCAGGCTTGGGATTCGATCGCTTCGCCGCGGCGGGGCACGACCGGGGCGGCAGAGTCCTGCACCGGATGTGCCTGGACCATCCCGCCGCCGTCACGGCGGCCACCGTCCTGGACATCGTGCCGACTCGCACCGTGTTCGAGGCGACCGATCAGGCTCTGGCAACAGGCTACTACCACTGGTTCTTCCTGATCCAGAAGGCGCCGCTGCCGGAGCGGATGATCGGGATCGACCCGGAATTCTGGGTGCGGAGCAAGCTGGAGCGCTGGTCGGGCAGCGGCCTCAAGGCGTTCGCTCCCGAGGCGGTCGCCGCCTATGTCGATGCGTTCCGTGAGCCGGGCGTCGTCCACGCGACCTGCGAGGACTACCGGGCCGGGGCGACGATCGACCTGGAGCACGACCGGGCCGACGAGAACGCCAGGATCGCCTGCCCGCTCCTGGTGCTCTGGGGCGAGCACGGACTGATGCACCGCCTGTTCGACGTGCCGGCGACCTGGACGCCCAAGGCGGCGGGGCCGGTGGAAAGCCAGGTGCTGCCATGCGGGCATTTCCTGCCCGAGGAGCAGCCAGGGCCGACCATCCATGCTCTGGATGAGTTCTTCGGGAAGCACGTCCCGGCAGGATGA
- a CDS encoding VOC family protein — MPRPELALDHVTLLVRRLDRTAQAFERMGFGLSAQLSHEGQLEPGGRIVAWGTAGRCITLDHGYLELMAATGGTEYGQDVARRAKRREGIHLVAFGTPDLSDLRADLGPNVPGIEAPVSLVREWPAGSGSQPAAFRMAHLDGRAWPEADLVLIEHRSRDVVWHPSRPVHVNGATALAFVVLAVQDVGRSRERFARLLGPAAGSTFRLGGGGRLTVTDLVGVVRRYPGAGVAEAPFPAALGIRVAELRLVESILVRNQVPHQRTPNDTIWVGPAEAGGCIIEFVAETVPGRERTI; from the coding sequence ATGCCCCGTCCTGAGCTCGCGCTGGATCACGTCACGCTCCTGGTGCGCCGGCTGGATCGCACCGCCCAGGCGTTCGAGCGCATGGGGTTCGGACTGTCGGCCCAACTGTCGCACGAAGGCCAGCTCGAACCGGGCGGCCGGATCGTCGCCTGGGGCACCGCCGGACGCTGCATCACGCTGGACCACGGCTATCTCGAGCTGATGGCTGCCACCGGCGGCACGGAGTATGGCCAGGACGTGGCGCGCCGCGCGAAACGGCGGGAGGGCATCCATCTGGTGGCGTTCGGCACGCCCGACCTTTCGGACCTGCGCGCCGATCTCGGCCCGAACGTCCCCGGAATCGAGGCGCCGGTCTCGCTGGTGCGCGAGTGGCCGGCCGGCTCGGGCAGCCAGCCTGCCGCCTTCCGCATGGCCCATCTTGACGGCCGGGCTTGGCCCGAGGCCGACCTGGTCCTGATCGAGCACCGCTCCCGCGACGTGGTCTGGCATCCCAGCCGGCCGGTCCATGTCAACGGCGCCACGGCGCTGGCGTTCGTGGTGCTGGCGGTCCAGGACGTCGGCCGCAGCCGGGAGCGCTTCGCGCGGCTGCTGGGACCGGCTGCGGGCTCCACGTTTCGCTTGGGCGGCGGCGGCCGCCTCACCGTCACCGATCTCGTCGGCGTCGTCCGGCGCTATCCGGGCGCCGGGGTGGCCGAGGCACCGTTCCCCGCCGCCCTGGGCATCCGGGTCGCCGAGCTGCGACTGGTCGAGAGCATCCTGGTGCGTAACCAGGTCCCCCATCAGCGCACGCCCAACGACACGATCTGGGTCGGGCCGGCCGAGGCCGGTGGATGCATCATCGAGTTCGTGGCGGAGACGGTGCCAGGGCGCGAGCGGACCATCTGA
- a CDS encoding molybdopterin molybdotransferase MoeA, with amino-acid sequence MSGANSCEGGCTADGGPSPIGYAEALRCFERRAVPVQGTERVALQQAQGRILAQDIAAPRDVPAFDNAAVDGVAFAWSARLEGGGTLELLSGRSAAGHAFSDEVKPGHAVRILTGAPLPAGTDTVAAVEACSFSGGQVSIPEGLKAGANRRIHGEDVSTGRHLLARGARLGPWEIAVAAALGLGEITVHRRPRVALFSTGDELLPPGAAWRKAGVYDTNRPLLHALLAQLPVDVHDHGIVGDDRGRIGATLDKSDGCDLILGSGGASRGDEDHVASLLAERGSLDFWRVAMRPGRPLALGSVGDAACVALPGNPVAAASCFLRFVRPLLLALAGAAWHVPPGRSLPAAFAMEKKQGRTELLRCRVVRDQGTEMLQPVTRQGSGMLSTLLEADGIAELDADRAQVAQGDALTFLSWQELGLS; translated from the coding sequence ATGAGCGGCGCCAATTCCTGCGAGGGCGGTTGCACCGCCGACGGCGGCCCCTCTCCGATCGGCTACGCCGAGGCCCTGCGCTGCTTCGAGCGGCGGGCGGTGCCGGTGCAGGGCACCGAGCGGGTGGCGCTGCAGCAGGCCCAGGGCCGCATCCTCGCCCAGGACATCGCAGCCCCGCGGGACGTGCCGGCCTTCGACAACGCCGCGGTCGACGGGGTCGCCTTCGCCTGGAGCGCCAGGCTGGAAGGCGGCGGGACGCTCGAACTGCTAAGCGGGCGCAGCGCCGCCGGCCATGCCTTTTCCGACGAGGTGAAGCCCGGCCATGCCGTCCGGATCCTGACCGGGGCGCCGCTGCCCGCCGGCACCGACACCGTGGCCGCGGTCGAGGCCTGCTCCTTTAGCGGCGGACAGGTCTCCATCCCGGAAGGCCTCAAGGCGGGGGCGAACCGGCGGATCCACGGCGAGGATGTTTCCACCGGCCGGCACCTGCTGGCACGCGGTGCCCGGCTCGGCCCCTGGGAGATCGCGGTGGCGGCTGCGCTGGGCCTGGGAGAAATCACCGTCCATCGCCGCCCGCGCGTGGCCCTGTTCTCCACCGGCGACGAACTGTTGCCTCCCGGAGCCGCATGGCGCAAGGCGGGCGTCTACGACACGAACCGCCCCCTGCTCCATGCCCTGCTGGCACAGCTTCCGGTCGACGTGCACGACCATGGCATCGTCGGCGACGACCGCGGGCGGATCGGGGCGACGCTCGACAAGAGCGATGGATGCGACCTTATCCTTGGCAGCGGCGGTGCCTCGCGGGGCGACGAGGATCATGTCGCCTCGCTGCTGGCTGAGCGGGGCAGCCTCGACTTCTGGCGGGTCGCGATGCGGCCCGGCCGTCCTTTGGCCCTGGGTTCGGTGGGCGATGCCGCCTGCGTCGCCCTGCCTGGCAACCCGGTCGCGGCAGCCTCATGCTTCCTGCGCTTCGTGCGCCCTCTCCTGCTCGCCTTGGCCGGTGCTGCCTGGCATGTGCCGCCCGGCCGGTCCCTTCCTGCCGCCTTCGCCATGGAAAAGAAGCAGGGCCGCACCGAGTTGCTGCGCTGCCGGGTCGTTCGGGACCAGGGAACGGAGATGCTGCAGCCGGTCACCCGCCAGGGCTCAGGCATGCTCAGCACCCTGCTGGAAGCTGACGGAATCGCGGAACTCGATGCCGATCGTGCTCAGGTCGCGCAGGGCGACGCGCTGACGTTTCTCTCCTGGCAGGAACTGGGATTGAGCTGA
- the mobB gene encoding molybdopterin-guanine dinucleotide biosynthesis protein B, with translation MMRVFGIVGWKNNGKTTLVVHLVERLIGAGLRVSTIKHAHHECDVDRPGKDSFRHREAGATEVMLATSRRWMLVHELRDEPEPELDELLAKLAPVDLVIVEGFKRHQHPKIEVHRQERGTPLLALEDQSIVAVASDEPIPGCPVPVFGLDDVETAAAIVLRELELRGVA, from the coding sequence ATGATGCGTGTCTTCGGGATCGTCGGCTGGAAGAACAACGGCAAGACCACCCTGGTGGTCCACCTGGTCGAGCGGCTGATCGGCGCCGGCCTGCGGGTATCGACCATCAAGCATGCCCATCACGAGTGCGACGTCGACCGGCCTGGCAAGGACAGCTTCCGGCACCGCGAGGCCGGCGCCACCGAGGTGATGCTGGCGACCTCGCGACGCTGGATGCTGGTGCATGAGTTGCGCGACGAGCCGGAGCCGGAACTGGACGAGCTGCTGGCGAAGCTGGCGCCCGTCGATCTCGTGATCGTGGAGGGTTTCAAGCGGCACCAGCATCCCAAGATCGAGGTCCATCGCCAGGAGCGTGGCACACCCCTCCTGGCACTGGAGGACCAAAGCATCGTGGCGGTCGCCTCCGACGAGCCGATCCCCGGTTGCCCAGTCCCGGTGTTCGGCCTGGACGATGTCGAGACCGCGGCGGCGATCGTCCTGCGGGAACTGGAGCTGCGAGGCGTCGCATGA
- a CDS encoding sulfurtransferase TusA family protein, with protein sequence MSEAERQAATRQLDARHLACPLPVLRARKLLQGMAAGARLEVLATDPAARRDFPDFAETSGHLLLEASEPEPGLFRFLLERC encoded by the coding sequence ATGAGCGAGGCGGAGCGGCAGGCGGCGACCAGGCAGCTTGACGCGCGCCATCTGGCCTGCCCCCTGCCGGTGCTGCGCGCCCGCAAGCTCCTGCAGGGCATGGCGGCCGGTGCCCGGCTGGAAGTGCTGGCGACCGATCCGGCCGCACGGCGCGACTTCCCGGACTTCGCCGAGACCAGCGGCCATCTCCTGCTCGAAGCGAGCGAGCCGGAGCCTGGCCTGTTCCGCTTTCTCCTGGAGCGCTGCTGA
- a CDS encoding GlxA family transcriptional regulator, which translates to MLDPTFVTAPDTVGFLLLDRFSMMAFTSALEPLRVANRVAGRELYRWRIFSLDGLPVRASNGLMVVADEPLSASSQMRSLLVVASFEPERHAAGPAVALLRRLARFGIAMGALDTGAWPLAAAGLLDHHRITLHWEAAPAFAATFPKVELSPRLYEIDRNRFTSAGGTSPFDMMLHLIGRRHGETLVRSITEQLVAATWRAGDLPQRPTLANRLGVRHARLGEVLAAIELDPSESWSLAVLARRTGISPRALTTLFRRETGTSPHRFILQLRLLKARDQLAATSRSIRDVALDCGFASLEHFSRSFHRQFGTPPSALRRR; encoded by the coding sequence ATGCTGGACCCGACCTTTGTCACGGCGCCGGATACGGTGGGTTTCCTCCTGCTCGACCGGTTCTCGATGATGGCGTTCACCTCGGCGCTGGAGCCCTTGCGGGTGGCGAACCGGGTGGCTGGCCGCGAGCTGTATCGCTGGCGGATCTTCAGCCTGGACGGCCTGCCGGTCCGGGCGAGCAACGGGCTGATGGTGGTGGCGGACGAGCCGCTTTCGGCCTCGTCGCAGATGCGTTCCCTGCTGGTGGTGGCGAGCTTCGAGCCGGAGCGTCATGCGGCCGGACCGGCGGTGGCGCTGCTCCGCCGGCTGGCGCGGTTCGGGATCGCGATGGGTGCCCTGGACACCGGCGCCTGGCCCCTGGCCGCGGCCGGCCTGCTCGACCACCACCGGATCACCCTGCACTGGGAGGCGGCGCCGGCCTTCGCGGCGACCTTCCCCAAGGTCGAGCTCAGCCCGAGGCTCTACGAGATCGACCGCAACCGCTTCACCAGTGCCGGCGGAACCTCACCGTTCGACATGATGCTGCACCTGATCGGCCGCCGGCATGGCGAAACCCTGGTGCGCTCGATCACCGAGCAGCTGGTCGCGGCCACCTGGCGCGCCGGCGACCTGCCGCAACGGCCGACCCTGGCCAATCGGCTGGGCGTGCGCCATGCCCGCCTGGGCGAGGTGCTGGCGGCGATCGAGCTGGATCCTTCCGAGAGCTGGTCGCTGGCGGTCCTGGCCCGCCGCACCGGCATCTCGCCGCGCGCGCTCACCACGCTGTTCCGGCGCGAGACCGGCACCAGCCCCCACCGGTTCATCCTGCAGCTACGGCTGCTGAAGGCCCGGGACCAGCTCGCCGCCACCAGCCGCTCGATCCGCGACGTGGCGCTGGACTGCGGCTTTGCCAGCCTGGAGCATTTCAGCCGCAGCTTTCATCGCCAGTTCGGCACGCCGCCGAGCGCCTTGCGTCGGCGTTGA
- a CDS encoding BKACE family enzyme, which yields MNRDVIVSCAVTGAGDTVGRHPAIPVTPEEIARACIEAAEAGAAIAHVHVRDPQTGKAARAPHLYREVVERVRASGTDVVLNLTAGMGGDYVPEAAEPWRGGPGTDMASVEDRLSHVVELRPEICTLDCGSMNYAGAAYVSTPDQLRQMAKIIKEVGVRPELEVFELGHVWMANTLIEEGLVDTPAMFQLCMGIPFGAPADIRAMTAMRDLLHPGSSFAAFGIGRMQMPMVAQAMLLGGNVRVGLEDNLWLDKGVPASNGSLVARACEVVRLLGGRTLTPGEARDKLGLARQR from the coding sequence ATGAACAGGGACGTGATCGTCAGTTGTGCGGTGACCGGTGCCGGGGACACGGTCGGCCGGCATCCGGCCATCCCCGTCACGCCGGAGGAGATCGCCCGGGCCTGCATCGAGGCGGCCGAGGCCGGCGCCGCGATCGCCCATGTCCATGTGCGCGATCCGCAGACCGGCAAGGCGGCCAGGGCCCCGCATCTCTACCGCGAGGTCGTCGAGCGGGTGCGGGCGTCCGGGACAGATGTCGTGCTGAACCTGACCGCCGGCATGGGTGGGGACTATGTGCCGGAGGCGGCGGAGCCCTGGCGGGGCGGCCCCGGCACCGACATGGCCTCGGTCGAGGACCGGCTCAGCCACGTGGTCGAACTTCGCCCGGAGATCTGCACCCTCGACTGCGGCTCGATGAACTATGCCGGCGCCGCCTATGTCAGCACCCCTGACCAGCTCCGCCAGATGGCGAAAATCATCAAGGAGGTGGGGGTACGCCCGGAGCTCGAGGTGTTCGAGCTGGGCCATGTCTGGATGGCCAACACCCTGATCGAGGAAGGCCTGGTCGACACGCCGGCAATGTTCCAGCTCTGCATGGGCATTCCCTTCGGGGCTCCCGCCGATATCCGCGCCATGACCGCGATGCGCGACCTCCTGCATCCGGGCTCCAGCTTTGCCGCATTCGGGATCGGCCGGATGCAGATGCCGATGGTGGCGCAGGCGATGCTCCTGGGCGGCAATGTCCGGGTCGGCCTGGAGGACAATCTCTGGCTGGACAAGGGCGTGCCTGCCTCCAACGGCAGCCTGGTCGCCCGGGCCTGCGAGGTCGTGCGGCTTCTGGGCGGACGGACGCTCACGCCTGGGGAGGCCCGCGACAAGCTGGGCCTGGCCCGGCAGCGCTGA
- a CDS encoding 3-hydroxyacyl-CoA dehydrogenase NAD-binding domain-containing protein: protein MTIRTVGLVGTGVIGAGWAARCLFRGLDVVATDPSPGAEDLLRASVDLAWPSMAKLTQAPLPSPGRLTFVSSLEEVAGTADLVQESAPERLELKRSLFQAMDRVAGPEVILASSSSGLLPSEIQAGLTRPGRMVIGHPFNPVYLLPLCEVLGGQETDPETVERAMAFYTSIGMHALKVRKEVEGYISDRLQEALWREALHMVNDGIASTDEIDAAIAYGPGLRWSFWGTCLIFHLAGGEGGMRAMLEMFGPALEWPWTRLKAPELTGELIERMVEGCEAQAAGRSIRELARTRDAALVDVIRALRPHELGAGATLAADEARLYGRIDYPRWKPDTPVDAPLQLYRGGVNPSWVDYNGHMSEGSYLWAFGDASDALFRYVGIDEAYRAAGHSFYTVESHINYLREVGSGDRLRYTTQLLDLDEKRLHLFHEMFHDGTGELVATTEQMLMHVDSRAQRSAPIQPEVLAALTAIFAVHKDRPRPDGAGRTIGIRRKG from the coding sequence ATGACCATCCGGACAGTCGGCCTTGTCGGTACCGGGGTGATCGGTGCGGGCTGGGCGGCGCGCTGCCTGTTCCGCGGCCTGGACGTGGTCGCCACCGACCCGTCGCCAGGCGCCGAGGACCTGCTGCGCGCCAGCGTCGACCTTGCCTGGCCGTCCATGGCCAAGCTGACCCAGGCGCCCTTGCCGTCGCCCGGCCGGCTGACCTTCGTGTCCAGCCTGGAGGAGGTCGCGGGCACCGCCGACCTGGTCCAGGAATCTGCCCCGGAGCGGCTGGAGCTGAAGAGAAGCCTGTTCCAGGCGATGGACCGGGTGGCCGGCCCCGAGGTGATCCTGGCCTCGTCCTCGTCGGGCCTCCTGCCGAGCGAGATCCAGGCAGGCCTGACCCGGCCTGGCCGGATGGTGATCGGCCACCCGTTCAACCCGGTCTATCTCCTGCCGCTCTGCGAGGTGCTGGGCGGGCAGGAGACCGACCCGGAAACGGTCGAGCGCGCGATGGCGTTCTACACCTCGATCGGCATGCACGCCCTGAAGGTGCGCAAGGAGGTCGAGGGCTATATCTCCGACCGGCTGCAGGAAGCGCTTTGGCGCGAGGCCCTGCACATGGTCAACGACGGCATCGCCAGCACCGACGAGATCGACGCCGCGATCGCCTACGGGCCGGGGCTGCGCTGGTCGTTCTGGGGGACCTGCCTGATCTTCCACCTGGCCGGCGGCGAAGGCGGCATGCGGGCGATGCTGGAGATGTTCGGGCCGGCCCTGGAATGGCCGTGGACCCGGCTCAAGGCTCCGGAACTCACCGGCGAGCTCATCGAGCGGATGGTCGAAGGCTGCGAGGCGCAGGCGGCCGGCCGCAGCATCCGCGAGCTGGCGCGCACCCGCGACGCCGCCCTGGTGGACGTGATCCGCGCCCTGCGCCCGCACGAGCTGGGCGCCGGCGCCACCCTGGCGGCCGACGAAGCGCGGCTCTATGGCCGGATCGACTACCCGCGCTGGAAACCGGACACCCCGGTCGACGCGCCGCTGCAGCTCTATCGGGGCGGCGTCAACCCCTCCTGGGTCGACTATAACGGCCACATGTCGGAAGGCTCCTATCTCTGGGCCTTCGGCGACGCGTCCGATGCCCTGTTCCGCTATGTCGGGATCGACGAGGCGTACCGGGCAGCCGGCCACAGCTTCTACACGGTCGAGAGCCACATCAATTACCTGCGGGAGGTCGGTTCCGGCGACCGGCTGCGCTACACGACCCAGCTCCTCGACCTCGACGAGAAGCGCCTGCACCTCTTCCACGAGATGTTCCACGACGGCACCGGCGAACTGGTCGCGACCACCGAGCAGATGCTGATGCATGTCGACAGCAGGGCGCAGCGCTCGGCGCCGATCCAGCCGGAGGTCCTGGCGGCGCTGACGGCGATCTTCGCCGTGCACAAGGACAGGCCGCGCCCGGATGGGGCAGGGCGGACAATCGGGATCCGGCGGAAGGGCTGA